The sequence TGAAGTTCAAGCTTCCGTCTCGGCCGGTGTTGAGTCGGCTAAGCGGGTCAATGGCGGAGAAGTTCTATCGACCCACATCATCGCGCGGCCCCACGAAAACTTGGAATTTGTGCTGCCCATTCGCTACACCGAAGCCGTAGAACAATTCCGAACCTAGACATTAAGACAGCAAACCTAAAACGCGCGGTTTTTTAAGACCTATTCGTTCTAAGGTTTAGGGGTTGCCTGGGTGCGATTGTCGCTCAAGGTAAATCTACTCAGCATTCGTTTAATCCCGCGTTCTTTGTGAAGAAAGGTATATAGAAATATGGCAATTGCAGTTGGTATGGTTGAAACGCTGGGCTTCCCCGCTGTGGTAGAAGCCGCAGACGCCATGGTAAAGGCGGCCCGAGTCACCCTAGTGGGCTACGAAAAAATCGGCAGCGGCCGCGTCACCGTAATTATTCGCGGCGATGTGTCTGAAGTCCAGGCTTCCGTGGCTGCTGGTATCGAGAACGTGAAGCGGGTAAACGGTGGCCAGGTGCTGTCGACCCACATCATTGCCCGTCCCCACGAGAACCTAGAATTTGTTCTGCCCATTCGTTACACCGAAGCGGTCGAACAGTTTAGAGAGAGCGTCAGCGGCATTCGTCCCTACGGCAGATAAGTCGCTATGCTCTTGGCTAAGGTTCGCGGCACGGTAGTTAGCACCTGCAAAGAGCCGAGCTTGAGTGGCGTTAAGTTTCTGCTGGTGCAGCTCATCAGCGAAACTGGCGATCTACTGCCCGACTATACGGTCGCCGCCGATGTAGTCGGGGCCGGCCCTGGTGAATGGGTGCTGATTACCCAAGGCAGCGGGGCACGCCAGCACCCCGGCTACGAAAATCGTCCCGTCGATGCGGCGGTTATTGCCATTGTCGACACCGTTAGTCTCGACAGTGGCAACCTCTATAACAAACGAGACGATTTCAGCTAGTTGGTCTGAGGGCATTGAGTAGCCCTGCTCAGTCTGACTAAGCACACTCTCTTCCTGCTAACTAGCCCTGATCGAGCGATCTACTGCTGTAGGTCAAGGGCTAGCCAATCGGGACTTTTTTGGAGGAATTACAGCGATGGCGATCCGCACACCAGCGGCATCTCCGACTCAGGCAAGGGGTTCGCAGTCGGTCTTTGGGCCAACGTCAGCCCAAAACCTGGGCCAGGTTCATGCTTTAGCCCAGGTTTTGGGCCAGGTTCTAGTAGAGCCTGGTGTATCTCTAGCAGCAGGGTCTGTAGTGCAGGCTGACGCCGCTGCCACTGTGCGGCTTGGTGTGAGCAGCATCCTCCAAGAGGGGGCGACAGTCTATGGTCGCTCCCAAGGGCGCGTGTTGGGAGACGATCGCGCCCCCTACGCGGTCTGGGTGGGCGATCGCGCCATTCTGACCCACAAGGTATTAATACAAAGCCCGGTTTACATCGGCACCGACTGCTTTATTGGCTTTCGCTCCACAGTCTTTAACGCCCGGTTAGGGGCGGGCTGCGTAGTGATGATGCACGCCCTGGTACAGGATGTGGATGTGCCTCCGGGCAAACTGGTGCCCTCGGGCGCAGTGATCACTCAGCAGCAGCAGGCCGATGGGCTGCCTGACGTAGGCCCTGCCGACATTGCTCTGGTCAGAGAACTGGCTGGCATGCCCGGCTACACCTCCCCTGCCAGCGGATACCGATCGTCAAGCTCGGCCTCTTCAGGCACCACAGCACAATCAAAC is a genomic window of Nodosilinea sp. E11 containing:
- a CDS encoding carbon dioxide-concentrating mechanism protein CcmK, yielding MPIAVGMIETLGFPAVVEAADAMVKAARVTLVGYEKIGSGRVTVIVRGDVSEVQASVSAGVESAKRVNGGEVLSTHIIARPHENLEFVLPIRYTEAVEQFRT
- a CDS encoding carbon dioxide-concentrating mechanism protein CcmK, giving the protein MAIAVGMVETLGFPAVVEAADAMVKAARVTLVGYEKIGSGRVTVIIRGDVSEVQASVAAGIENVKRVNGGQVLSTHIIARPHENLEFVLPIRYTEAVEQFRESVSGIRPYGR
- a CDS encoding EutN/CcmL family microcompartment protein → MLLAKVRGTVVSTCKEPSLSGVKFLLVQLISETGDLLPDYTVAADVVGAGPGEWVLITQGSGARQHPGYENRPVDAAVIAIVDTVSLDSGNLYNKRDDFS